In Thermothelomyces thermophilus ATCC 42464 chromosome 4, complete sequence, a single genomic region encodes these proteins:
- a CDS encoding uncharacterized protein (Contains conserved domain SIR2-fam[cd01407], SIR2 family of proteins includes silent information regulator 2, PRK14138[PRK14138], NAD-dependent deacetylase and DUF592[pfam04574].), protein SSKNNSSGNGATTTRKPSTRVKNVVDYDEKRAFVELGSEEVDGEQNDVSNPGLNELEERVNDLSESWETESLFQDALEDLAEDRFFTDDPEACTPDEATKFRQLLRSVGPAIFCERTIGSGLITAKKLLTAFGIRPPAFLEGADDEAYYSLLSLALSRELSKRAKLPKYNTIDDAVELLKNSNNIIVLTGAGISTSLGIPDFRSKGTGLYSKLEHLGLNDPQEVFDIAVFRQDPTIFYSVARDILPSHDRFSPTHAFIALLQEKGKLLTNYSQNIDNLEAKAGIRPDKLVQCHGSFATASCVKCGHKVPGESLFPEIKAGEIPRCRKCAQGNRTTTNSSGGSRKRKVQRDGTDKKPRRRPGDYDSNSDSEFDSSMTTPTNWTWCGVMKPDITFFGEPLPDEFSRRLTEHDRDLVDLVIVIGTSLKVAPVSEVVPFLPPHIPQIYISRTPVSHVNFDIDLLGDCDVVVAELCRRAGWELKHEMIPEGQVVETKLAEGWSSRHIFTQV, encoded by the exons TCGAGCAAAAATAATAGCTCAGGCAATGGCGCTACCACTACCAGGAAGCCCAGCACGCGAGTGAAGAACGTGGTAGACTACGATGAGAAACGGGCCTTTGTAGAACTCGGCAGCGAAGAGGTCGATGGCGAGCAAAACGACGTCTCCAATCCGGGCTTGAATGAGCTCGAGGAGCGCGTCAACGACCTCAGCGAGTCATGGGAAACCGAGTCGCTGTTCCAAGATGCCTTGGAAGACTTGGCCGAGGATCGCTTCTTCACCGACG ATCCCGAGGCCTGCACTCCAGACGAGGCCACCAAGTTTCGGCAGCTTCTGCGCTCCGTTGGTCCCGCCATCTTTTGCGAAAGGACTATCGGGTCCGGCCTCATCACCGCCAAGAAGCTGCTCACTGCCTTTGGCATCCGCCCGCCCGCCTTTCTCGAGGGCGCCGATGATGAGGCCTACTACTCGTTACTGAGCCTCGCTCTCAGCCGAGAGCTGTCCAAGCGGGCCAAGCTGCCCAAGTACAACACCATTGACGACGCGGTTGAGCTGCTCAAAAACTCAAACAACATCATCGTCCTGACCGGCGCCGGCATCTCCACCTCGCTCGGCATTCCCGACTTCCGCTCCAAGGGCACTGGTCTCTACTCCAAACTCGAGCACCTTGGCCTCAACGACCCGCAAGAGGTCTTTGACATCGCCGTCTTCCGCCAGGATCCCACCATCTTCTACTCGGTCGCGCGCGACATCCTTCCAAGCCACGACCGCTTCTCACCCACGCACGCCTTCATCGCGCTTCTCCAGGAAAAAGGCAAGCTCCTGACCAACTACTCCCAAAACATCGACAACCTCGAAGCCAAAGCCGGCATCCGCCCCGACAAGCTCGTCCAGTGCCACGGCTCCTTTGCCACGGCCTCGTGCGTCAAGTGCGGCCACAAAGTCCCCGGCGAGTCCCTCTTCCCCGAGATCAAGGCCGGCGAGATCCCGCGCTGCCGCAAGTGCGCCCAGGGCAaccgcaccaccaccaacagcAGCGGGGGCTCCCGCAAGCGCAAGGTCCAGCGCGACGGCACCGACAAGAAgccgcgccggcgcccgGGCGACTACGATAGCAACTCGGACTCGGAATTCGACAGTTCCATGACGACGCCGACCAATTGGACCTGGTGCGGCGTCATGAAGCCCGACATCACCTTCTTCGGCGAGCCGCTGCCCGACGAGTTCTCGCGCCGCCTGACCGAGCACGACCGCGACCTCGTCGACCTGGTCATCGTCATCGGCACCTCTCTCAAGGTCGCCCCCGTCAGCGAGGTCGTGCCCTTCCTGCCGCCGCATATCCCGCAAATCTACATTAGCCGCACGCCCGTGTCGCATGTCAACTTTGACATTGATCTCCTCGGTGACTGCGATGTCGTCGTTGCCGAGCTCTGCCGCAGGGCTGGATGGGAGCTGAAGCACGAGATGATACCGGAAGGGCAGGTGGTCGAGACGAAGCTGGCAGAGGGCTGGAGCAGCCGCCATATTTTTACGCAGGTG